Proteins encoded within one genomic window of Candidatus Brevundimonas colombiensis:
- a CDS encoding alpha/beta hydrolase — protein MTDIQHLSRPDGETLAFKRVEGDGPTVIWVGGFRSDMEGTKALALDAAARERGWNFVRYDHFAHGRSSGDWRQATIGRWRDDAIALIDSLSGPVIPVGSSMGGWVSLLATLARPDRIKGLVLVNPAQDFTERLMWPGLADHERQAILREGETLIVEEGLGEYVLTRRMFEEAKDWLLLDGVIDIIAPVHILQGRADDVVPWRHQMKLVERLTGGDVRLDLIEGGDHRLSTPADLDRLVAAVEAMRP, from the coding sequence ATGACCGACATTCAGCACCTGTCCCGCCCCGATGGCGAAACCCTGGCCTTCAAACGCGTCGAGGGCGACGGCCCGACCGTGATCTGGGTCGGCGGTTTCCGCTCCGACATGGAGGGGACCAAGGCCCTGGCCCTGGACGCCGCCGCGCGCGAACGCGGCTGGAACTTCGTCCGCTATGACCATTTCGCCCACGGCCGCTCCTCCGGCGACTGGCGCCAGGCCACCATCGGCCGCTGGCGAGACGACGCCATCGCCCTGATCGACAGCCTGTCCGGCCCGGTCATCCCCGTTGGATCATCGATGGGCGGCTGGGTCTCTCTGCTGGCGACCCTGGCGCGACCGGATCGGATCAAGGGGCTGGTTCTGGTCAATCCGGCCCAGGACTTCACCGAACGGCTGATGTGGCCCGGCCTGGCGGATCACGAGCGCCAGGCCATCCTGCGTGAGGGCGAGACCCTGATCGTCGAGGAGGGCCTGGGCGAATACGTCCTGACCCGCCGGATGTTCGAAGAGGCGAAGGACTGGTTGCTGCTGGACGGCGTGATCGACATCATCGCCCCCGTCCACATCCTGCAAGGCCGCGCCGACGATGTGGTGCCCTGGCGTCATCAAATGAAACTGGTCGAACGCCTGACCGGCGGCGACGTGCGCCTGGACCTGATCGAAGGCGGCGACCACCGCCTGTCCACGCCCGCCGACCTCGACCGGCTTGTCGCGGCGGTGGAGGCGATGCGTCCCTAA